From Deferrisoma camini S3R1, the proteins below share one genomic window:
- a CDS encoding competence/damage-inducible protein A, translated as MPRAELVCIGSELLLGRWVDTNGPWLARALAPLGVRVARKWVVDDDEAAIAEAVVRAADAGDLVLLSGGLGPTEDDRTRAGVARAAGVPLELRPELLEEVRRVFERLGSEMPPSNRVQAEIPAGAEPIPNPWGTAPGFALVLRGAWVVALPGVPRELKNLFRSWVLPRLRERLGLGAATTRVLRLSGLGESAVGERLRDLMAGSSPAQVALLSSPGEVRVVLTARGATEHEAAERLARVETEVRARLAKFVFGADDETHPVVALRAAQAAGWTLAVAEGFSAGTLASWLRGTGAPAFRGGMVLGPGRIRAAGPTPEARCLAVARRAARWFRADVGVCVAREDELVPAAAADRVWIGVTAPPGARVRSLPVLRGDAFDAQRACHQALFHVRRLAAGV; from the coding sequence ATGCCCCGCGCGGAACTCGTCTGTATCGGTTCGGAACTCCTCCTGGGCCGCTGGGTCGACACCAACGGCCCCTGGCTCGCCCGCGCCCTGGCCCCCCTGGGGGTGAGGGTGGCCCGCAAATGGGTGGTGGACGACGACGAGGCAGCCATTGCCGAGGCCGTGGTCCGGGCCGCCGACGCCGGCGACCTGGTCCTTTTGAGCGGGGGGCTCGGCCCCACCGAGGACGACCGCACCCGGGCCGGGGTGGCCCGGGCCGCCGGCGTGCCCCTGGAGCTGCGGCCCGAGCTGCTGGAGGAGGTCCGCCGGGTCTTCGAGCGGCTGGGTAGCGAGATGCCCCCTTCCAACCGGGTCCAAGCCGAGATCCCGGCAGGGGCCGAGCCGATCCCCAACCCATGGGGCACGGCGCCGGGATTCGCCTTGGTGCTCCGCGGGGCCTGGGTCGTGGCCCTGCCGGGGGTGCCCAGGGAGCTCAAGAACCTGTTCCGGTCCTGGGTCCTTCCCCGGCTGCGGGAGCGCCTGGGCCTGGGCGCGGCCACCACGCGGGTGCTTCGGCTGTCGGGGCTGGGGGAGAGCGCCGTGGGCGAGCGTCTCCGGGACCTCATGGCCGGCTCGTCGCCCGCCCAGGTCGCGCTGCTCTCCTCGCCGGGGGAGGTGCGGGTGGTGCTGACCGCCCGGGGGGCGACCGAGCACGAGGCAGCGGAGCGCCTGGCCCGGGTGGAGACCGAGGTCCGAGCCCGGTTGGCCAAGTTCGTGTTCGGCGCGGACGACGAGACCCACCCGGTCGTGGCCCTGCGGGCCGCGCAGGCCGCCGGATGGACCCTGGCCGTGGCCGAGGGGTTCTCGGCCGGCACCCTGGCGTCGTGGCTCCGCGGAACCGGCGCCCCAGCCTTCCGGGGCGGCATGGTGCTCGGGCCCGGCCGGATCCGGGCCGCCGGCCCGACCCCCGAGGCGCGCTGTCTCGCCGTGGCCCGGCGGGCCGCCCGGTGGTTCCGGGCCGACGTGGGGGTGTGCGTGGCCCGGGAGGACGAGCTCGTCCCGGCCGCGGCCGCCGACCGGGTCTGGATCGGGGTGACCGCCCCCCCTGGGGCGCGGGTTCGGTCGCTGCCGGTCCTCCGGGGCGACGCCTTCGACGCCCAGCGGGCCTGCCACCAAGCCCTGTTCCACGTGCGGCGCCTGGCGGCCGGCGTTTGA
- a CDS encoding LOG family protein — translation MPQPLRFSRTNGPVDDAIDRLIDLVGPVHHPDLVREMILAALKAGQETSDRGDLRLMNISLKEMRFTSKVFGPYRGVRKVTVFGSARTRPQEPIYAMAREFGRALARAGYMVITGGGPGIMQAAHEGAGPEMSFGVNIRLPFEQRPNPVIEKTPRLITYHYFFNRKVAFLKEAHAVALFPGGFGTLDEAMETLTLVQTGKQPPIPLVLIDEPGGTYWDRWIRFFERELLGDGYISPSDLLLFQRAGSVEDALGIIQRFYRRYHSLRYVNGRLVLRLTEPLPAGAVERLTREFAEILTPGGTITPSGALPQEADEPEIHHLPRLVVDFVKRDFGLLRKMIDRINGF, via the coding sequence ATGCCGCAACCCCTTCGCTTCTCTCGGACCAACGGGCCGGTGGACGACGCCATCGACCGTCTGATCGACCTGGTGGGCCCCGTGCATCACCCGGACCTCGTGAGGGAGATGATCCTGGCCGCCCTGAAGGCGGGGCAGGAGACCTCGGACCGGGGAGATCTGCGCCTCATGAACATCAGTCTCAAGGAGATGCGGTTCACCTCGAAGGTGTTCGGCCCGTACCGGGGGGTGCGCAAGGTGACGGTGTTCGGGTCGGCCCGCACGAGGCCCCAGGAGCCCATCTACGCGATGGCGCGTGAGTTCGGCCGGGCCTTGGCCCGGGCGGGCTACATGGTGATCACGGGCGGTGGGCCGGGAATCATGCAGGCGGCCCACGAGGGGGCCGGACCGGAGATGTCGTTCGGCGTGAACATCCGGCTTCCGTTCGAGCAGCGGCCGAACCCGGTCATCGAGAAGACCCCCCGCCTGATCACCTACCACTACTTCTTCAACCGGAAGGTGGCGTTCCTCAAGGAGGCCCATGCGGTCGCCCTGTTCCCCGGAGGGTTCGGCACCCTGGACGAGGCCATGGAGACCCTCACCCTGGTGCAGACCGGCAAACAGCCGCCCATCCCCCTGGTCCTGATCGACGAGCCGGGGGGTACCTACTGGGACCGCTGGATCCGGTTCTTCGAGCGGGAGCTCCTGGGCGACGGGTACATCAGCCCCAGCGACCTCCTTCTGTTCCAGCGGGCGGGATCCGTGGAGGACGCCCTGGGGATCATCCAGAGGTTCTATCGCCGGTACCACAGCCTTCGGTACGTGAACGGCCGGCTGGTGCTGCGGCTGACCGAGCCGCTGCCGGCCGGAGCGGTGGAGCGGCTGACCCGGGAGTTCGCCGAGATTCTGACGCCGGGTGGCACGATCACCCCCTCGGGGGCCCTGCCCCAGGAGGCGGACGAGCCCGAGATCCACCACCTTCCCCGCCTGGTCGTGGATTTCGTGAAGCGGGACTTCGGCCTGCTCCGGAAGATGATCGACCGGATCAACGGGTTCTGA
- a CDS encoding penicillin-binding transpeptidase domain-containing protein, whose product MDWWSDLERHARQRRRRKRRWAAAAFAGIVLAGLGGMWLAPRFETPGPSPRPEPPPVVSTCRDVLCRISWPSPRWDEGEGVYEQWVAGHRVVYTLERELQEEALAVFQRYRVPYGAFVAVDPATGRILALAEYSRQEPGLNDFCRRATYPAASLIKVITACAALETGKVSPTTRVRFEGSPYRLYPRKISPSNRWRENNVHTLAEALALSNNVVFGKVGADVVGSRRLQKALEAFGFNREIPFDFPLQPSRATVPEDRYPLARTAAGFGEVYLSPVHAALIAAAVGNGGVMMRPYVVDRIEDAGGEVVYRASPAPWRRAAPQAVAREVARMMRRTVTRGTSAKVFYRYARRLRREVGVAGKTGSLTGDDPPGKYEWFIGFAPVDRPQIAVASLVVNQELWHIKGTYVAQAVMKEFFGM is encoded by the coding sequence ATGGACTGGTGGTCCGATCTGGAGCGGCACGCCCGCCAGCGTCGCCGCCGCAAGCGTAGGTGGGCGGCCGCGGCGTTCGCGGGGATCGTGCTGGCCGGCCTGGGGGGGATGTGGCTGGCCCCGCGCTTCGAGACCCCCGGCCCGAGCCCCCGGCCCGAGCCGCCTCCGGTGGTCTCGACGTGCCGCGACGTGCTGTGCCGGATCTCCTGGCCCTCCCCCCGCTGGGACGAGGGCGAGGGGGTGTACGAGCAGTGGGTGGCCGGCCACCGGGTGGTGTACACCCTGGAACGGGAGCTCCAGGAGGAGGCCCTGGCCGTGTTCCAGAGGTACCGGGTGCCCTACGGCGCGTTCGTGGCCGTGGACCCCGCAACCGGCCGCATCCTGGCCCTGGCCGAGTACTCCCGCCAGGAGCCCGGTCTCAACGACTTTTGCCGCCGGGCCACGTACCCGGCGGCGAGCCTGATCAAGGTGATCACCGCCTGCGCGGCCCTGGAGACCGGAAAGGTCTCGCCGACGACCCGGGTCCGGTTCGAGGGGAGCCCGTACCGGCTCTATCCGCGCAAGATCTCGCCCTCCAACCGGTGGAGGGAGAACAACGTGCACACCCTGGCCGAGGCCCTGGCCCTGTCGAACAACGTGGTGTTCGGAAAGGTGGGCGCCGACGTGGTGGGGAGCCGGCGGCTCCAGAAGGCCCTGGAGGCGTTCGGCTTCAACCGGGAGATCCCCTTCGACTTTCCGCTCCAGCCCAGCCGCGCCACGGTGCCCGAGGATCGCTACCCCCTGGCCCGAACCGCGGCGGGGTTCGGCGAGGTCTACCTGAGCCCGGTGCACGCGGCCCTGATCGCGGCCGCCGTGGGCAACGGGGGGGTGATGATGCGGCCGTACGTGGTGGACCGGATCGAGGACGCCGGGGGCGAGGTGGTGTACCGGGCCTCGCCGGCGCCCTGGCGCCGGGCGGCGCCCCAGGCGGTGGCCCGCGAGGTGGCCCGGATGATGCGTCGGACCGTGACCCGGGGCACCTCGGCCAAGGTGTTCTACCGCTACGCCCGGCGGCTCCGCAGGGAGGTGGGCGTGGCGGGCAAGACCGGCAGCCTCACCGGCGACGACCCCCCGGGCAAGTACGAGTGGTTCATCGGGTTCGCCCCGGTCGACCGGCCGCAGATCGCGGTGGCGAGCCTGGTGGTGAACCAGGAGCTCTGGCACATCAAGGGGACCTACGTGGCCCAGGCCGTGATGAAAGAGTTCTTCGGGATGTGA
- a CDS encoding GNAT family N-acetyltransferase — translation MAKAEGREPRPSIEIREMEIDDLAAVYHLGERVFTAEVPNLYRTWDEYEVTGLFHTESDLCLVAEDRRTGTMAGFAMGTTVSKPRSAWTYGYLVWMAVDPSYQKGRVGERLVQRLAERMADHGVRILMVDTDANNDAALRFFESLGFEQPRPHVFLSMNLDELREQRKRRRSHGIR, via the coding sequence ATGGCAAAGGCTGAGGGGAGGGAGCCGAGGCCCTCCATCGAGATCCGGGAGATGGAGATCGACGACCTGGCCGCCGTGTACCACCTGGGGGAGAGGGTGTTCACGGCCGAGGTGCCGAACCTCTACCGCACCTGGGACGAGTACGAGGTCACCGGGCTGTTCCACACCGAGTCCGACCTGTGTCTCGTGGCCGAGGACCGCAGGACCGGGACGATGGCCGGGTTCGCCATGGGCACCACGGTGTCGAAGCCCCGGTCGGCCTGGACGTACGGGTACCTGGTCTGGATGGCGGTGGACCCCAGCTACCAGAAGGGCAGGGTGGGGGAGAGGCTGGTGCAGCGGTTGGCCGAGCGCATGGCCGACCACGGGGTGCGGATCCTCATGGTCGACACCGACGCCAACAACGACGCAGCGCTGCGGTTCTTCGAGTCGCTGGGGTTTGAGCAGCCCCGGCCGCACGTGTTCCTGAGCATGAACCTCGACGAGCTGCGGGAGCAGCGCAAAAGGCGAAGGAGCCATGGAATCCGGTGA
- a CDS encoding M20 family metallopeptidase — MESGEIREERLRELFWSLVEIYSPSGKEEAALAYLEEFLSEQGCPYGVQPVDEDRYNLLLGDPEAAVVLVGHVDTVDAWDLEDYGPRDLGGGWIGGLGTADMKGGCAAILEAYLCLRAQGQGRKVGVALVVGEEEDGDGAAAFLGEFRPGRAVVGEPTDLALCTGHYGYLEVEISAEGRRAHASVPERGRNAAERLLTGLTALMGASEFSGAGADAPVLNIRHLETANPGFAVPARAVAWADIHVPPGVDLGRVRAAVLRALAGTDGLRVDFETEDPGYSLPADDPLVGVFRRVGGEAVGVFRSHSDANRFHRCGVPTFVLGPGSLEFAHAEEERVRWGQVVEAARFYRDLCRGVLESCA; from the coding sequence ATGGAATCCGGTGAGATCCGGGAGGAGCGGCTGCGGGAGCTGTTCTGGTCGTTGGTGGAGATCTACAGCCCCTCCGGAAAGGAGGAGGCGGCCCTGGCGTACCTCGAGGAGTTCCTGTCCGAGCAGGGCTGCCCCTACGGGGTGCAGCCGGTGGACGAGGACCGGTACAACCTGCTCCTGGGCGATCCGGAAGCCGCCGTGGTGCTGGTGGGGCACGTGGACACGGTGGACGCGTGGGACCTGGAGGACTACGGCCCCCGGGATCTCGGCGGGGGCTGGATCGGCGGGCTGGGCACGGCCGACATGAAGGGGGGGTGCGCCGCCATCCTGGAGGCGTACCTGTGCCTGCGTGCCCAGGGCCAGGGCCGGAAGGTGGGTGTGGCCCTGGTGGTGGGCGAGGAGGAGGACGGAGACGGCGCCGCTGCGTTCCTGGGCGAGTTCCGGCCGGGTCGGGCGGTGGTGGGGGAGCCCACCGATCTGGCCCTTTGCACCGGACACTACGGGTACCTGGAGGTGGAAATCTCGGCCGAGGGCCGACGGGCCCACGCCAGCGTGCCCGAGCGGGGCCGCAACGCGGCCGAACGGCTTCTGACCGGCTTGACCGCCCTCATGGGGGCCTCCGAGTTCTCGGGGGCCGGGGCCGACGCTCCCGTCCTGAACATCCGGCATCTCGAAACGGCCAACCCGGGATTCGCCGTGCCGGCCCGGGCGGTGGCGTGGGCCGACATCCACGTGCCGCCCGGCGTGGACCTGGGGCGGGTGCGGGCCGCCGTGCTGCGGGCCCTGGCCGGCACGGACGGCCTGCGGGTGGATTTCGAGACCGAGGACCCCGGCTACTCCCTGCCGGCAGACGACCCCTTGGTGGGGGTGTTTCGCCGGGTGGGGGGCGAGGCGGTGGGGGTGTTCCGGAGCCACAGCGACGCCAACCGGTTCCACCGGTGCGGGGTGCCCACGTTCGTCCTGGGGCCCGGCAGCCTGGAGTTCGCCCACGCCGAGGAGGAGCGGGTCCGGTGGGGCCAGGTCGTGGAGGCGGCCCGGTTCTATCGGGACCTGTGCCGCGGGGTGCTGGAATCTTGCGCGTAG
- a CDS encoding prepilin-type N-terminal cleavage/methylation domain-containing protein, protein MRTRIALRGFADSRRRRFPGGGRAPRPGRGARSGFTLVELLVALAVAGIFLSLLYQAFLVQERSYRVQEDVADARQNARVAVDELSRALMSLGAGADVEGGQPRFLVAHENEITFTADLSADHDAQAPGATVPGAGPRDPYGTFPPGTYAGSPAETYRYRLVRRSGEDFFTLMREINGGPDQAVALLIADPDRAGPLFRYWGDFDGNGTEEWLDRVDRTTSPRLAAGEPLEALIRRIEIRVVTEPPRPDPRFPGPGGARQTRLVTSVAPRNLWDCPRVVPASTLGPFRAPDLRGTTTPVRFRVLRGSAPEEGRTVRFTLAGPSGHGVALASSQAVTDADGYVQAQEVWPPGCADLPEGTYTVTARTAEPPTLLTPFGACTPRQVTVTATVGPGLPQRVAFDLALLEVPSCGGEGQTGFRILDACDRMVDPADAAAHPAQLEIRPDPEFGTLEPRTLDQPSGVLVYRSRSDDYSRYAVPRSPADPNRFPAWIQTDTLSGRVDVEVILPPHRLLGPTAHIPSTAFTDCPDPTVPVVDTFGVEDACGNALWTLTGTGESVRAELVPQTGPATDQGAISSPGNRATLSPDPVDVVRPDPGAVTPGTFSVAYLPPTCSVGGIPYAPTLRLTPTWSPSGPSILPVHVAPCTGCGVRVLDASGTAVTSWNRACEGQMDVLVTQCVPAGTTVELVVVPRAGSLGLPSFDRNRPVQRARVTFSAAGAGQTARLPLYLGSAQTGDGFRIEAYVPDQATSSAKGGVSCASEPVSVDTTCSEILISPVADNPGAVPNRPRAEDTPLCAADGNTVFFRVKDCDQNRRDYAADDIQRTVGSTRGLVVQVLDTDGTVLDEEGPDLFEVDVHGTPATDSPYFQGSLVVTQDPTDTAGSGRLYAPSDRVVTVRATYFDPDDPTDRNCVAEALLVPPLPLCLVLPAATFGDWTGPVTVHGGDAVVGGDWRLPPAPVLVAKDPAAPLLGTSRTDRFLNVYVGGGVFVGGAALTPTGEMDQPFVPGGSGASVSTAHPNVFQNVPGAAGLASRLDYDRLKLLARARGVYWEPVGGGLLRNPRTGAVAGFQELTGLPGPGGATPLYDGRFVFIDAPAGLRSGALLDAAGASDLPTYQVTGDYFTEGLVYVAGNVAFQTPGPTRAVPAAVPAPADARYDEATAPPTRDELPLGVPPGSTPSPAGDLGVHARAALYVEGVVRFAGAWRWYGVITAEKGLDNQGGAVIWYDPTWNGSRPELCTRCCGLRVDPPALSLAPGDLGTLAATGADGTPVWQSLDPSVALVDPTGAVEARAEGTAAVRATDGAGCVAESEVVVSCGLRLEMSPPAGLRPGDRAVVSAVGLHGTPLWTVDTPSVVTVAANLGPTVELEALTPGAARVEAQDTNGCAAGLDLAVSCPAAGIVFTPTDPAVGDRVELSVLDAGDDLTARYDFSVDGSDLAGRELVLDRPGPRTVEARMGAAPCTAGPAVLTPRCPEVATAASSPSARVGVAFTVSATGPAGQDWTDRFTWSVTPDGAAQVVGAQVTPATPGTLVVRGDWAGCPAGPVEIPVSP, encoded by the coding sequence ATGAGGACTAGGATCGCGTTGCGTGGATTCGCGGACTCCCGCCGGCGACGGTTCCCCGGGGGTGGCAGGGCCCCCCGGCCGGGACGCGGCGCGCGGAGCGGGTTCACCCTCGTGGAACTCCTGGTCGCCCTGGCCGTGGCCGGGATCTTCCTCTCCTTGCTGTACCAGGCGTTTCTCGTGCAGGAACGCTCCTACCGGGTGCAGGAGGACGTGGCGGACGCGCGCCAGAACGCCAGGGTCGCCGTGGATGAGCTCTCGCGGGCCCTCATGAGCCTCGGCGCCGGGGCCGACGTGGAGGGCGGGCAACCCCGGTTTCTGGTGGCCCACGAGAACGAGATCACGTTCACGGCCGACCTGTCGGCCGACCACGACGCCCAGGCCCCGGGCGCCACCGTCCCCGGGGCCGGCCCGAGGGACCCCTACGGCACGTTCCCCCCCGGCACCTACGCCGGCTCCCCGGCCGAGACCTACCGGTACCGCCTGGTGCGCCGGTCGGGGGAGGACTTCTTCACCTTGATGCGCGAGATCAACGGTGGGCCGGACCAGGCGGTGGCCCTCCTGATCGCCGACCCCGACCGAGCCGGCCCCCTGTTTCGGTACTGGGGAGACTTCGACGGCAACGGCACCGAGGAGTGGCTCGATCGGGTGGACCGAACCACCAGCCCCCGTCTGGCCGCAGGAGAACCCCTGGAGGCCCTGATCCGACGCATCGAGATACGGGTGGTGACCGAACCGCCCAGGCCGGATCCCCGGTTCCCAGGGCCCGGTGGGGCGCGCCAGACCCGGCTGGTCACGTCGGTGGCCCCCCGGAACCTCTGGGACTGCCCCAGGGTCGTGCCGGCCTCGACCCTGGGCCCGTTCCGGGCTCCGGACCTGCGGGGGACCACCACCCCGGTACGGTTCCGGGTGCTCCGGGGCTCCGCGCCGGAGGAGGGCCGCACGGTGCGGTTCACCCTGGCCGGCCCCAGCGGGCACGGTGTCGCGCTGGCCTCGTCCCAAGCCGTGACGGACGCGGACGGATACGTGCAGGCCCAGGAGGTGTGGCCTCCCGGCTGCGCCGATCTGCCCGAGGGAACGTACACCGTGACCGCGCGCACGGCCGAGCCGCCCACCCTCCTGACCCCCTTCGGGGCGTGCACCCCGCGCCAGGTCACGGTGACCGCCACCGTGGGGCCGGGGCTGCCCCAGCGGGTCGCGTTCGACCTGGCGCTGCTGGAGGTGCCCAGCTGCGGGGGCGAGGGGCAGACCGGGTTCCGGATCCTGGACGCCTGCGACCGGATGGTGGACCCGGCCGACGCCGCCGCCCACCCCGCCCAGCTGGAGATCAGGCCCGACCCGGAGTTCGGGACCCTGGAGCCCCGCACCCTGGACCAGCCGTCGGGGGTGCTGGTGTACCGCTCGCGCTCGGACGACTACAGCCGGTACGCCGTGCCCCGCTCCCCGGCCGACCCCAACCGGTTTCCGGCGTGGATCCAGACCGACACCCTGAGCGGCCGGGTGGACGTGGAGGTGATCCTGCCGCCCCACCGGCTCCTGGGCCCCACCGCCCACATCCCGTCCACCGCGTTCACGGACTGCCCCGATCCGACGGTTCCCGTGGTGGACACCTTCGGCGTGGAGGACGCCTGCGGCAACGCCCTCTGGACCCTGACGGGCACCGGCGAGTCGGTGCGGGCCGAGCTGGTTCCCCAGACCGGCCCGGCCACGGATCAAGGCGCGATCTCTTCGCCGGGAAACCGGGCCACCCTGAGCCCCGATCCCGTGGACGTGGTCCGGCCCGACCCGGGCGCCGTGACCCCCGGCACCTTCAGCGTGGCCTATCTCCCCCCCACCTGTTCGGTGGGGGGCATCCCCTATGCCCCGACGCTCCGGCTCACGCCCACCTGGTCCCCGTCGGGCCCCTCGATCCTGCCGGTGCACGTCGCGCCGTGCACCGGCTGCGGCGTGCGGGTGCTCGACGCGTCCGGCACGGCCGTGACCAGCTGGAACCGGGCCTGCGAAGGCCAGATGGACGTCCTCGTGACCCAGTGCGTGCCGGCCGGCACCACCGTGGAGCTCGTGGTCGTCCCCCGCGCCGGCAGCCTGGGGCTGCCCAGCTTCGACCGCAACCGCCCGGTCCAGCGGGCGCGGGTCACCTTTTCCGCGGCCGGCGCGGGCCAGACGGCCCGGCTCCCGCTGTACCTGGGCTCGGCCCAGACCGGCGACGGGTTTCGGATCGAGGCCTACGTCCCCGACCAGGCCACCTCCTCCGCGAAGGGGGGGGTGAGCTGCGCCTCGGAGCCGGTCTCGGTGGACACCACCTGCTCGGAGATCCTCATCAGCCCGGTCGCCGACAACCCGGGTGCCGTGCCGAACCGACCCCGGGCCGAGGACACCCCTCTGTGCGCGGCAGACGGCAACACCGTGTTCTTCCGGGTGAAGGACTGCGATCAGAACCGCCGGGACTACGCGGCCGACGACATCCAGCGCACCGTGGGTTCCACCCGGGGGCTGGTGGTACAGGTGCTCGACACCGACGGAACCGTGCTGGACGAGGAGGGGCCGGACCTCTTCGAGGTGGACGTCCACGGCACCCCGGCCACGGACAGCCCCTACTTCCAGGGGAGCCTCGTGGTGACCCAGGACCCCACCGACACCGCCGGCAGCGGGCGTCTGTACGCCCCGTCGGACCGGGTGGTCACGGTGCGGGCGACCTACTTCGACCCGGACGACCCGACCGACCGCAACTGCGTGGCCGAGGCCCTGCTGGTGCCGCCCCTGCCCCTGTGCCTGGTCCTGCCGGCCGCCACCTTTGGGGACTGGACCGGCCCCGTGACCGTCCACGGCGGCGACGCGGTCGTGGGCGGGGACTGGAGGCTCCCCCCGGCGCCGGTCCTCGTCGCCAAGGATCCGGCCGCCCCCCTCCTGGGAACCTCCCGGACCGACCGGTTCCTCAACGTATACGTGGGAGGCGGCGTCTTCGTGGGCGGCGCCGCACTGACCCCGACCGGTGAAATGGACCAGCCGTTCGTGCCGGGCGGGTCGGGTGCTTCCGTGAGCACGGCCCACCCCAACGTGTTCCAGAACGTGCCCGGCGCCGCCGGGCTCGCCTCGCGCCTCGACTACGACCGGCTCAAGCTCCTCGCCCGGGCGCGGGGCGTGTACTGGGAGCCCGTCGGGGGGGGGCTCCTGCGCAACCCCCGCACCGGCGCCGTGGCTGGGTTCCAGGAGCTCACCGGGTTGCCCGGCCCGGGCGGGGCGACCCCCCTCTACGACGGCCGGTTCGTGTTCATCGACGCGCCCGCCGGCCTTCGGTCCGGCGCCCTACTCGATGCTGCCGGCGCCTCGGACCTCCCCACCTACCAGGTCACCGGCGACTATTTCACCGAGGGGCTCGTGTACGTGGCCGGCAACGTCGCGTTCCAGACCCCCGGGCCGACCCGGGCGGTGCCCGCGGCCGTGCCCGCCCCTGCGGACGCCCGGTACGACGAGGCCACCGCTCCCCCGACACGCGACGAGCTCCCCCTGGGGGTGCCGCCCGGCTCCACGCCGTCGCCGGCCGGCGACCTCGGCGTCCACGCCCGGGCCGCCCTGTACGTCGAAGGGGTGGTCCGGTTCGCGGGCGCCTGGCGTTGGTACGGAGTGATCACGGCGGAGAAGGGCCTGGACAACCAGGGGGGCGCGGTGATCTGGTACGACCCCACGTGGAACGGTTCGAGGCCCGAGCTGTGCACCCGCTGCTGCGGCCTGCGGGTGGATCCCCCAGCCCTGTCCCTGGCGCCCGGCGACCTGGGCACGTTGGCCGCCACAGGGGCCGACGGCACGCCGGTGTGGCAGAGCCTGGACCCCTCGGTCGCCCTGGTGGACCCAACCGGGGCCGTGGAGGCGCGGGCCGAGGGCACGGCCGCGGTTCGGGCCACGGACGGTGCCGGATGCGTGGCCGAGTCCGAGGTGGTCGTCTCCTGCGGGCTGCGCCTGGAGATGAGCCCTCCGGCGGGGCTCCGGCCCGGGGACCGGGCCGTGGTGTCGGCCGTGGGGCTCCACGGCACCCCGCTGTGGACCGTGGACACGCCGTCGGTGGTGACCGTCGCCGCGAACCTGGGCCCCACGGTGGAGCTGGAGGCCCTGACCCCGGGGGCGGCCCGGGTCGAGGCCCAGGACACCAACGGGTGCGCGGCCGGCCTGGATCTGGCGGTGAGCTGCCCCGCGGCCGGGATCGTGTTCACCCCGACCGACCCGGCCGTGGGAGACCGGGTCGAGCTCTCGGTGCTCGACGCCGGCGACGACCTCACGGCCCGCTACGACTTCTCGGTAGACGGCTCCGACCTGGCCGGACGGGAGTTGGTGCTCGACCGCCCCGGGCCCCGCACCGTGGAGGCCCGCATGGGCGCGGCACCGTGCACCGCGGGCCCGGCCGTGCTCACCCCCCGTTGCCCCGAGGTGGCCACGGCCGCCTCGTCCCCCTCGGCCCGGGTGGGCGTCGCGTTCACCGTGTCGGCCACGGGGCCGGCCGGTCAGGACTGGACCGACCGATTCACCTGGTCGGTGACCCCGGACGGGGCGGCCCAGGTCGTCGGAGCCCAGGTGACCCCGGCGACCCCGGGCACGCTGGTCGTGAGGGGGGACTGGGCCGGGTGCCCGGCCGGCCCAGTGGAGATCCCGGTCTCCCCCTGA
- a CDS encoding pilus assembly PilX N-terminal domain-containing protein, giving the protein MDPFARHRSRSSPPSSREGFALATTMMLLAILSMLGAAAIQSTTLEVQISARDRDARTAAYVAEAGLEEARYYVARGWGKLGAATAAAPGAVEVPALTPILPAVPWDSVSCLYTGFTLYDASATAYAVQDCSGPRGAARFRLAAAAGTPAAGRFFLVREIPAATVSGTDLEVTDPAWAVVSPPGTWDGWVVWDADDRAYRVVTSDRNSVAGTVILRLDAAPGSGPYRMGRHPWIASLAAGTAPPGDADSSSADTWDRDFPVSGGTGRASVRAEAGGPGEYRVVSPSLVGRSRGLAQMVVRRTGLPEQAVTSWRVGHED; this is encoded by the coding sequence ATGGATCCTTTCGCCCGCCACCGGAGCCGTTCGTCCCCCCCCTCGTCCCGCGAGGGCTTCGCCCTGGCGACCACCATGATGCTCTTGGCCATCCTGAGCATGCTCGGGGCGGCCGCGATCCAGTCCACCACCCTCGAGGTGCAGATCAGCGCCCGGGACCGGGACGCCCGAACGGCCGCCTACGTGGCCGAGGCCGGCCTGGAGGAGGCCCGGTACTACGTGGCCCGGGGCTGGGGCAAACTGGGGGCGGCCACGGCTGCCGCCCCCGGCGCCGTCGAGGTGCCCGCGTTGACCCCGATCCTTCCCGCCGTGCCCTGGGACTCCGTCTCGTGCCTGTACACCGGGTTCACCCTCTACGACGCCTCGGCCACGGCCTACGCGGTGCAGGACTGCTCCGGCCCCCGGGGGGCGGCCCGGTTCCGGCTCGCCGCCGCGGCCGGAACGCCGGCGGCGGGCCGTTTCTTCCTGGTACGGGAGATCCCGGCCGCAACGGTGTCGGGCACCGACCTGGAGGTGACCGACCCGGCTTGGGCGGTGGTCTCTCCCCCCGGAACCTGGGACGGGTGGGTCGTCTGGGACGCAGACGACCGGGCCTACCGGGTCGTGACCTCCGACCGGAACTCGGTGGCCGGCACGGTGATCCTCCGACTCGACGCCGCCCCCGGCTCCGGGCCCTACCGCATGGGGCGCCACCCCTGGATCGCGTCGCTCGCCGCGGGCACCGCGCCCCCCGGGGACGCGGACTCGAGCTCCGCCGACACCTGGGACCGCGACTTTCCGGTGTCGGGGGGCACGGGGCGCGCCTCGGTGCGGGCCGAGGCCGGCGGTCCCGGCGAGTACCGGGTGGTGAGCCCCAGCCTGGTGGGACGCAGCCGGGGGTTGGCCCAGATGGTCGTGCGGCGGACCGGGCTCCCCGAGCAGGCCGTGACGAGCTGGAGGGTCGGCCATGAGGACTAG